The Mycolicibacterium insubricum DNA segment CCAGACCGGTGCCGCAATCGGTCAGGATGATGTTGTAGAACCGCTGCAGCAGCTGCATGACGGTCCGGTAGTCGCCCTCGGAGAACGACTCCGAGGTTGCCGGGTCACGTTCGGAGGCGAGGATCTCCAACCGGCTGGAGTTCTGCGAGGTGTGCTGCCGAATATCGGAATACCGGGCGATTCCCTCGTCATACAGCAGATTCCGCACCGTGGAACGACTCTGATTCGGGCCGCGCTGGGCCAGCGTGCCGAAGTCGGGGTTCGCGTCGACGGCGATCACCCGATCGCCGCGGATGGCGGCGAAGGTCGACCCCAGACCGACCGTGGTCGTCGTCTTTCCCACACCGCCCTTGAGCGAGAGCACCGCAATGCTGTAGTCGCCGCGCACCGGCTGGTTCACCCGCGCGATCAGCCGCTTGTGGCTGTTTTCCTTGTCGGATTCGCCCGGATTGAGACCGGTGACCCGGTGCACGGCCTTGCGCCAACCGGTTTGTGGTGCCGGCTTGGCGCGCCGGATCAATCCGAGTTCGTTCTGGGACGGCAGTTGCGGCTGCCGTGAATCCTGTGGGCCCGGCAGGGTTCCGTGCGGCGCGGTGGTGAACGGCGTGGCCACCGGCGTGAACGACGGCGGTGGGGGAATGTTCCGGACCACCGGTGTTGTGGACTCCGACGACGGGACCGGCTCCGACGACGGGATCGGCGCAGAAGCCTCCGGCTGCGGCGGGGCGATGATCGGCAACGGCGAGGTGTCCGCTTCGTCCGTCTCCGGCACAGGGGTCTGCACCCAGGGTTCGTCCGGCCGGCCCATTTCAGTCCCGGCTCAGCATCGCCAGCGCGTTCTTGAGCGCGGCTCGCATGTCGACGGCCTCGATGCGCATCAGCTCCGCCTCGTCGAGATCCTCCAGCACCGCGCCGTGATTCTCGGCGAGCCGGTACTCGCGTTCCTCCTCGGCCGCTTCGATCACATTGCGGACGAAGCGGCCGTTACCGGCGAGGTCGATATCGCGGTGGGTCTGTCCGGACGCCTTGTCGGTGGACGTGGACTCGTACAACCCCTTGCATGCCTCTACCAGCTCGTCGTAGGCGCCTTCGGACAACTCCGAGTCGCGCCGCTGCGCGATCAGCCGGCCGATGTCGCCGAGCTCGGTCGGGCTGTAGGAATCGAACCGGATGCGTTTGGTGAACCGGGAGGCCAGACCCTCGTTGGAGGCCAGGAAACGGTTGATCTCGTCGTCGTACCCGGCGATGATCACCACGAGGCGATCCCGGTCGTTCTCCATGCGGGCCAGCAGGGTGTCCACGGCCTCCCGGCCGAACGCATCCCCGCCTTGGAGTCCGGTCTGGATCAGCGTGTACGCCTCGTCGATGAACAGCACGCCGTCCATCGCCGAGTCGATCAGCGCCGATGTCTTGATGGCGGTGCTGCCCAGATGCTCGCCGACCAAATCGCTGCGCTTGGCCTCGACGACGTTCGGCGTCTTCAGCCGGCCCAGGCCGCAGTACATCTGCGCGACGACCCGGGCGATGGTGGTCTTGCCGGTACCGGGCGGTCCGGTAAAGATCAGGTGGAGGCTCCGCGACGCCGAGGTCAGGCCCTTGTCATCGCGGACCTTCGCCAATGTTGCCGCCGACCGGAGCTTCGCGACCTGCAGCTTGACGTTGTCGAGGCCGATCTGGCGGTCGAGTTCCTCCTGGGCGGCGCGCAGGTGGGCGTTGCCGCGGTCGGAGGCGTCGTCGTCCTCATCGGCGTCGCGAGCGGTGCTCGGATCCCACTTGTCGGTGCGGGAGTCGATCGATTCCTTGGTGCTGATCATCAGCCGGAACTTCGGATCCTGCAACGCGGTCGCGTTGGCTTCGAAGCCGGGATCCTCGCTGTAGAGCCGCTCGAAGATGACCCGTGCCTCTGGCTCTTTGCCCATTTCGCGAAGGGTCAGCCCCTTGCAGAGTTCGGCGGCCTGGCGGGCGCCTGGGATCGGGCCCTCGATCGCCAGGTCGAGGCGCCGGATACCCTCGGCGAAAAGTCCCATCTGCGCGCAGGCGGAACCGACCATCAGGTGGGCGCCGGCGGCTAGGTACTCGTCGGTGAACGACGCGGAATTGGCCAGCGTCGTGAGCACATCCGGCCAGCGCAGGGTGGTGAAGTACAAGGTCGCGCGGACATACGCGTAGATCTCGGCGTTCCCGGCGTCGCCGCCGGGCATCGCCCGCCGCATCACCTCGAGCTCGTCGAGTACCTTCTCGGCCTCGTCGTAGTCGGCGCCCTGGATGACCCCGGCGGCGTAGGCGAGCCAGACCTCCGTCAGCGAGCTCAAGGTGTAGTCCAAGTACAACCCGGTCTCGAATCGCCCGGCCAGCTCGTTGCGCGCCAGCCCGAGCCGGCGCTGCTCCCGTCCCAGGTTCGCCTTACTGGTGCGGTACAGGTGATAGAGCACCTCGGGAGTGCCTTCACCGGCCGCCGCGCGCCCGAGCCAGGCGTCGCACATCTCCGGGTCGTATTCGGTGGCCCGCTTGAAAGCCAGGCCGGCGTACTGCACGTCGCGTTCGACTTCCATGCCGTTGAGCGGAATTCCCAGCGACAGAACGCCCGCGTCGAATACCCGTTGGGCTTCCCTGGAGCCACTCATCGCCTTGGTCATCCTCACGTCGTCGCTGAAGTTCCGTGACAGAGCGGCACTCGAATCGGCCTTGCAGCCGGATTTCCGTGGTTCCCGCCCTACTTTGCCGTTCGCACGGCTTCATGCAGTGTACTAACTTTGGGCCTATGCCAACCCACAACCTCACGCCGCCACCGGAGGCCGGTGCGTTGCCCGCATTCGCCCAGGGCCGCCAGGGTGCG contains these protein-coding regions:
- the eccA gene encoding type VII secretion AAA-ATPase EccA; translated protein: MSGSREAQRVFDAGVLSLGIPLNGMEVERDVQYAGLAFKRATEYDPEMCDAWLGRAAAGEGTPEVLYHLYRTSKANLGREQRRLGLARNELAGRFETGLYLDYTLSSLTEVWLAYAAGVIQGADYDEAEKVLDELEVMRRAMPGGDAGNAEIYAYVRATLYFTTLRWPDVLTTLANSASFTDEYLAAGAHLMVGSACAQMGLFAEGIRRLDLAIEGPIPGARQAAELCKGLTLREMGKEPEARVIFERLYSEDPGFEANATALQDPKFRLMISTKESIDSRTDKWDPSTARDADEDDDASDRGNAHLRAAQEELDRQIGLDNVKLQVAKLRSAATLAKVRDDKGLTSASRSLHLIFTGPPGTGKTTIARVVAQMYCGLGRLKTPNVVEAKRSDLVGEHLGSTAIKTSALIDSAMDGVLFIDEAYTLIQTGLQGGDAFGREAVDTLLARMENDRDRLVVIIAGYDDEINRFLASNEGLASRFTKRIRFDSYSPTELGDIGRLIAQRRDSELSEGAYDELVEACKGLYESTSTDKASGQTHRDIDLAGNGRFVRNVIEAAEEEREYRLAENHGAVLEDLDEAELMRIEAVDMRAALKNALAMLSRD